The Polyangium aurulentum genomic interval GGTAGGTGAGCAGGTCCTGCATCACCTCGCGGGCGCACATGACGAACCCGCTCTTGTTGTCCGACAGGTGCATCGCGAACACGCCGTTGAGCAGGTGATTGAGGCCGCGGCTCAGCGTGTAGCGCTGGTCCTTGCGCCGGCCGACCGCGCTGCGCCACCCCTGCACCACGTCGACGCTGTGCTCGTAGAGCGTGCGCCGCAGCCGCAAGAGATCCTCGGGCTGGTATTGCAGATCGGCGTCGATCGTCGCGACGAGCTTGCCCCCCGCCGCGCCCACGCCCGTCCTCCACGCCGCCGCGATGCCGCGGTTGTCCGGGTGGAAGCACCCCACGACGCGCCCAGGGTTCGCCGCGGATAGCTCGCGGATCACCCCCGCCGTGCCGTCCGTCGACCCGTCGTCGACGAGCACCAGCTCGCCCCGGAACCCGCCCACCTCGAAGACGCGCAGCACGCGCGAGGACAGCTCGCGCAGGTTGAGCTCCTCGTTCAGGCAGGGGACGATGACGCTGAGCTCGATCGGCTCTTTCCCGTTCGATTCTTGATCGGTCGACATATCGATGAGCGCAGCCCTCGGCGACGCGGCGCGCAGTCTACTCCACCGAGGGCGTCTGGGAAGTCGGCCGGGAAGGCCGCTCGTACACCGGCACCCCGCGCCCGATCACCCGCGCAAAGCGCTCCACCCCCTCGAGCGAGCGCATGCGCGGCGCCCACCCCAGCTCCGCCGCCGCCTTGGAGGCGTCGTAGATCACATCCCGGGTCAAGATCTTCACCACGAAGGGCGTGAGCGGCGGCAACGATCGGGCCCGCGCGAGCGTGAAACCCTTCTCGAGCGCGTGCGCCGCCGCCATCGCCGCCGTGTACGGCAAGGACAAACGCGGCGCGGGCAGGTCCGCGGCGCGGGCGATCGTCTCGGCCACCTCGCGCACGCTGGGCGGCCGGCCATCGACCTCGTCCATCACGTTGAACGCCTCGCCCCCGAGGTCCCGCCGCTCGGCCGCGCGCAGGAGGACGTCGACCACGTGATCGACCCACACGAGGTTCAAGGGCGCGCGCCCGCCGTCGATCAGCACGAAGCGCCGGCGCTTCAAGGCCTCGTACGCGCGGGGGAGGAAGTTGCGATCGTAGGGCCCGTAGATGACGGGCGGCCGGATCGCGATCACGCCGAGGCCCTTGTCACGCCCGAGCGCGAACGCGAGCCGCTCGGCCTCGGTCTTGGTGTCCTCGTACGGGGTGCCGATGATCCGCGTCGGCCACGCCTCGGTCACCCGGCCCCGATCGGGCCGGCCATAGACCGCCGTCGACGACAGGTGAACGACGTGCGGCACGCCCGCCTCCGCCGCCGCCTCGATCGCCGCGCGCGTGCCGCCCACGTTGACGCGCTCGAAATCGGCCGGGGTCCCCGCGTCGCCCACGTGCGCGGCCATGTGCACGAGCACGTCCGCGCCCCGCACCGTCTCGGCGAGCGCCGCGCGATCGAGCAGGTCGCCCCGCACGAGCCGCACGCCCAGCCGCGCGAGCGACCGCGCGTCGAGCCGATCGGGATCGCGCACGAGGCCCGTCAGCTCGCCG includes:
- a CDS encoding NAD-dependent epimerase/dehydratase family protein, which encodes MKIAATGVTSGVGRRLAEVVRERGGELTGLVRDPDRLDARSLARLGVRLVRGDLLDRAALAETVRGADVLVHMAAHVGDAGTPADFERVNVGGTRAAIEAAAEAGVPHVVHLSSTAVYGRPDRGRVTEAWPTRIIGTPYEDTKTEAERLAFALGRDKGLGVIAIRPPVIYGPYDRNFLPRAYEALKRRRFVLIDGGRAPLNLVWVDHVVDVLLRAAERRDLGGEAFNVMDEVDGRPPSVREVAETIARAADLPAPRLSLPYTAAMAAAHALEKGFTLARARSLPPLTPFVVKILTRDVIYDASKAAAELGWAPRMRSLEGVERFARVIGRGVPVYERPSRPTSQTPSVE